Proteins encoded within one genomic window of Streptomyces taklimakanensis:
- a CDS encoding NHLP family bacteriocin export ABC transporter peptidase/permease/ATPase subunit, which produces MEAVECGAAALAMVLAHHGRHVPLEELRIACGVSRDGSRAGNLLRAARGYGLRAKGMQMDLAALAEVRPPAILFWEFNHYVVYDGTGRRLGRRGVYVNDPGRGRRFVPPADFDTSFTGVVLTFEPGEGFRRGGRRPSVMGAMPDRLRGTRGTLFAAVLASLLLVAVGATVPALSRTYIDSFLIGGRTSLLGVLFPSMAAALVLTAVLTGLQHANLLRGHIISSTLASARFFRHLLRLPVTFFAQRNPADLVQRLQSNDAVAETLARDLAAAGVDAVVVVLYAALLWTYDPQLAVVGMSVALLNLVAVRVVIRLRATGTQKLRADTARLTNTSYSGLQLIETMKATGGEQGFFRRWAGQHATTLDVQQRLGVPSAWLAVVAPTLATLNSALILLIGGLRAVEGHLTVGLLVAFQTLMTSFTTPITRLNGVAGRIQDFAADLARLRDVENFPVDPVYSRHEPAPSTRRLTGHVELEGVTFGYSPLDPPLLKGFSLSVGPGRQVALVGGSGSGKSTVSRLIAGLHAPWEGTIRIDGMRLEDIPRGALAASVAFVDQDVVLFEGTVRDNVALWDPSIPDEDVVAALRDAAVHDVVARRPGGIHSHVEQGGRNFSGGQRQRLEIARALVRRPSVLVLDEVTSALDAVTEQTIIDNLRRRGCACVVIAHRLSTVRDSDEIVVLDRGTVVERGRHEHLVAAGGPYAELVRER; this is translated from the coding sequence ATGGAGGCCGTGGAGTGCGGTGCCGCCGCGCTGGCCATGGTGCTCGCCCACCACGGCCGCCACGTGCCCCTGGAGGAGCTGCGCATCGCCTGCGGCGTCTCCCGCGACGGCTCCCGCGCCGGCAACCTCCTCAGGGCCGCCCGCGGCTACGGACTGCGGGCCAAGGGCATGCAGATGGACCTGGCCGCCCTCGCCGAGGTGCGCCCCCCGGCCATCCTCTTCTGGGAGTTCAACCACTACGTCGTCTACGACGGCACCGGCCGCCGCCTCGGCCGTCGCGGCGTGTACGTCAACGACCCCGGCCGGGGGCGGCGGTTCGTGCCGCCGGCGGACTTCGACACCAGCTTCACCGGTGTGGTGCTCACCTTCGAACCGGGCGAGGGCTTCCGACGCGGCGGTCGCAGGCCGAGCGTCATGGGCGCCATGCCCGACCGGCTGCGCGGCACCCGCGGCACCCTGTTCGCCGCCGTCCTCGCCAGTCTCCTGCTGGTGGCCGTCGGCGCGACGGTGCCCGCGCTGAGCCGCACCTACATCGACAGCTTCCTCATCGGCGGTCGGACCTCGCTCCTGGGCGTGCTCTTCCCCTCGATGGCCGCCGCCCTGGTGCTCACCGCCGTCCTCACCGGGCTCCAACACGCCAACCTGCTGCGCGGGCACATCATCTCCTCGACCCTGGCCAGTGCCCGCTTCTTCCGGCACCTGCTCAGGCTCCCGGTCACCTTCTTCGCCCAGCGCAACCCGGCCGACCTCGTCCAACGGCTCCAGTCCAACGACGCGGTCGCCGAGACCCTCGCCCGGGACCTGGCCGCCGCCGGCGTGGACGCCGTCGTGGTCGTGCTCTACGCGGCGCTGCTGTGGACCTACGATCCGCAGCTCGCCGTCGTCGGCATGTCGGTGGCGCTGCTCAACCTGGTGGCCGTGCGCGTGGTGATCAGGCTGCGGGCCACCGGCACCCAGAAGCTGCGCGCCGACACCGCCCGGCTGACCAACACCTCCTACAGCGGCCTCCAGCTCATCGAGACGATGAAGGCCACCGGCGGCGAGCAGGGCTTCTTCCGCCGCTGGGCCGGACAGCACGCCACCACCCTCGACGTGCAGCAGCGCCTGGGCGTGCCCAGCGCCTGGCTGGCGGTCGTCGCGCCCACCCTGGCCACGCTCAACAGCGCGCTGATCCTGCTGATCGGCGGTCTGCGGGCGGTGGAGGGACACCTGACCGTCGGTCTGCTCGTCGCCTTCCAGACCCTGATGACCAGCTTCACCACGCCGATCACCCGCCTCAACGGCGTGGCCGGCCGCATCCAGGACTTCGCCGCCGACCTGGCCCGGTTGCGGGACGTGGAGAACTTCCCCGTCGACCCGGTCTACTCGCGGCACGAGCCCGCCCCCAGCACCCGGCGGCTCACCGGCCACGTCGAACTGGAGGGGGTCACCTTCGGCTACAGCCCCCTGGACCCGCCGCTGCTGAAGGGCTTCTCCCTCTCGGTCGGCCCCGGCCGGCAGGTCGCGCTCGTCGGCGGGTCCGGCAGCGGCAAGTCCACCGTCTCCCGGCTGATCGCGGGTCTCCACGCCCCCTGGGAGGGGACGATCCGCATCGACGGGATGCGGCTGGAGGACATCCCGCGCGGGGCGCTGGCGGCGTCGGTGGCCTTCGTCGACCAGGACGTCGTCCTCTTCGAGGGCACCGTCCGCGACAACGTCGCGCTGTGGGACCCCTCCATCCCGGACGAGGACGTCGTCGCCGCGCTGCGGGACGCCGCCGTGCACGACGTGGTCGCCCGTCGCCCCGGCGGCATCCACAGCCATGTGGAACAGGGCGGGCGCAACTTCTCCGGCGGACAGCGGCAGCGGCTGGAGATCGCCCGCGCCCTGGTGCGCCGTCCCAGCGTGCTGGTGCTGGACGAGGTGACCAGCGCCCTGGACGCGGTGACCGAGCAGACCATCATCGACAACCTGCGGCGCCGCGGCTGCGCCTGCGTGGTGATCGCCCACCGGCTGAGCACGGTGCGCGACAGCGACGAGATCGTCGTGCTCGACCGGGGCACCGTGGTGGAGCGCGGGCGGCACGAGCACCTGGTCGCCGCGGGCGGGCCGTACGCCGAGCTGGTCAGGGAGCGTTGA
- a CDS encoding NHLP bacteriocin export ABC transporter permease/ATPase subunit: protein MGHLGTAVDRAGARSLSLEGPHVLWLVVDGSLDLFAVGTARDDTPDGVPVAPGAAVADGQWHFLGRVGTGTLLLGPVRGPEHTLTARPVPGCRLHRVELRELHAPAPADPWVAADGTGYGGAGYGDTGQWMAEQWHAGPGMPPDGARGRQAVPGHPGEAGLSPLEDAFARGIGRGLRVLYQAAQDGPAADGQPAAADDDILWMQIAPGSVAYGAAYDAEAAGALLVDPAMWQGMVDRQYRLMYALDDRIEEIERAHEDRTAAGIEAGEAARTQADRTLIASIGRPRGTPRDAADDDAAFAACRLVAERSGIALKRPAGADGDPGRADPVERVALASRIRTRTVRLSGRWWREDYGPVVGRRARGPRSSRADRADRAEARGGAPVALLWRRGGYEAVDPATGERERVDGDNAADFGTEAVMLYRPLPDRPLGLLGLLRFSVRGTRGEVRALVLGGLVAVCLGALVPIATGRVLGEYVPEGERGLIVQTTLALIAAGVLSAAFSLLQNVSILRLEGRIEATLQPAVWDRLLRLPTTFFAGRSTGELAGAAMGISTIRRTLSGIGPVALQSVTVGAVNLVVLLAHSVPLALTAIAMLLTIAAVFLGLGLWQLRYQRQLIKLGHRLDNQAFQTLRGLPKLRVAAAESFAYAAWAREFARTRRLQQRAGRIANVVSVLNAVYLPLCTLVMFALLAGPARGSMSAAEFLTFSTAVTMMLSSATQLTGALISAAAVLPMFEQVRPVMREVPEVESGSVRPGELSGAIEVHDLSYRYTEDGPLVLDGVDLRIRPGEFVAIVGASGCGKSTLLRLLIGFDRPTSGSVRYDGQDLAALDRAAVRRQCGVVLQNAQPLTGSILECVSGAETYPQEEVWEAVAMAGLAEDVKAMPMGLHTMLSDGGGTVSGGQRQRLMIAQALIRKPRVLFLDEATSALDNEAQGVVMESTRALRCTRVVIAHRLSTIMDADRVIVMSEGRIAQQGAPAELLADTGGLFHELVRRQVR from the coding sequence CTGGGGCACCTGGGCACGGCGGTGGACCGCGCCGGTGCGCGCAGCCTGTCGCTGGAGGGCCCGCACGTGCTGTGGCTCGTGGTCGACGGCTCCCTGGACCTGTTCGCCGTCGGCACCGCGCGGGACGACACGCCCGACGGCGTGCCGGTGGCGCCCGGCGCCGCCGTGGCCGACGGCCAGTGGCACTTCCTGGGACGCGTGGGCACGGGCACACTGCTGCTGGGGCCGGTCCGGGGACCGGAGCACACCCTGACCGCGCGTCCCGTGCCCGGCTGCCGCCTGCACCGCGTGGAGCTGCGCGAACTGCACGCCCCCGCACCGGCCGACCCCTGGGTCGCCGCCGACGGCACGGGGTACGGCGGTGCCGGATACGGCGACACGGGGCAGTGGATGGCCGAGCAGTGGCACGCCGGGCCGGGGATGCCCCCGGACGGAGCCCGGGGACGGCAGGCCGTCCCCGGCCACCCCGGCGAGGCGGGGCTCAGTCCACTGGAGGACGCCTTCGCGCGCGGCATCGGCCGCGGCCTGCGGGTGCTCTACCAGGCGGCGCAGGACGGCCCCGCCGCCGACGGGCAGCCGGCGGCGGCCGACGACGACATCCTCTGGATGCAGATCGCCCCCGGCAGCGTGGCGTACGGCGCCGCGTACGACGCGGAGGCGGCCGGCGCCCTCCTGGTCGACCCGGCGATGTGGCAGGGCATGGTCGACCGGCAGTACCGGTTGATGTACGCCCTGGACGACCGGATCGAGGAGATCGAACGCGCCCACGAGGACCGCACCGCGGCCGGCATCGAGGCCGGCGAGGCCGCCCGCACCCAGGCGGACCGGACGCTGATCGCCTCCATCGGCCGTCCCCGCGGCACCCCCCGCGACGCCGCGGACGACGACGCCGCCTTCGCCGCGTGCCGCCTGGTGGCCGAGCGGTCCGGCATCGCCCTGAAGCGGCCCGCCGGAGCGGACGGCGACCCCGGCCGCGCCGACCCGGTCGAGCGCGTCGCGCTCGCCTCGCGGATCCGCACCCGCACCGTCAGGCTCTCCGGCCGCTGGTGGAGGGAGGACTACGGTCCTGTGGTGGGACGCCGTGCCCGGGGGCCCCGCTCCTCCCGGGCGGACCGTGCCGACCGGGCGGAGGCCCGGGGAGGGGCGCCGGTCGCACTGCTGTGGCGGCGCGGCGGCTACGAGGCCGTCGATCCGGCCACCGGCGAGCGCGAGCGCGTCGACGGGGACAACGCGGCCGACTTCGGTACCGAGGCCGTGATGCTCTACCGACCCTTGCCCGACCGTCCCCTGGGCCTGCTCGGCCTGCTGCGCTTCAGCGTCCGAGGCACCCGGGGCGAGGTGCGCGCCCTCGTCCTGGGCGGACTGGTCGCGGTCTGTCTGGGCGCCCTGGTGCCCATCGCCACCGGCCGGGTGCTCGGCGAGTACGTGCCCGAGGGCGAGCGGGGCCTCATCGTGCAGACGACGCTGGCGCTCATCGCCGCCGGGGTCCTCTCGGCCGCCTTCTCCCTGCTCCAGAACGTCTCCATCCTGCGGCTGGAGGGACGGATCGAGGCCACTCTCCAACCGGCCGTCTGGGACCGACTGCTGCGGCTGCCCACCACGTTCTTCGCCGGTCGCTCCACGGGCGAGCTGGCCGGCGCGGCGATGGGCATCAGCACCATCCGCCGCACCCTGTCCGGCATCGGCCCGGTGGCGCTCCAGTCGGTCACCGTCGGCGCGGTCAACCTGGTGGTGCTGCTGGCGCACAGCGTGCCGCTGGCGTTGACGGCGATCGCCATGCTGCTGACGATCGCCGCGGTCTTCCTCGGGCTGGGGCTGTGGCAGCTGCGCTACCAGCGGCAGCTGATCAAGTTGGGCCACCGGCTCGACAACCAGGCCTTCCAGACCCTGCGCGGCCTGCCCAAGCTGCGCGTCGCCGCCGCCGAGAGCTTCGCCTACGCCGCGTGGGCGCGGGAGTTCGCCCGCACCCGCAGGCTCCAGCAGCGGGCCGGGCGGATCGCGAACGTCGTCTCGGTGCTCAACGCGGTCTACCTGCCGCTGTGCACGTTGGTGATGTTCGCGCTGTTGGCCGGCCCGGCCCGCGGCAGCATGTCCGCCGCCGAGTTCCTCACCTTCAGCACCGCCGTGACGATGATGCTCTCCTCGGCCACCCAGCTGACCGGCGCGCTTATCTCGGCCGCCGCCGTACTGCCGATGTTCGAGCAGGTCAGGCCGGTGATGCGGGAGGTTCCGGAGGTGGAGAGCGGCAGTGTGCGGCCCGGCGAGCTGAGCGGGGCGATCGAGGTCCACGACCTCTCCTACCGGTACACCGAGGACGGCCCGCTGGTGCTCGACGGCGTGGACCTCCGGATCCGTCCGGGCGAGTTCGTGGCGATCGTCGGTGCCAGTGGCTGCGGCAAGTCGACGCTGCTGCGGCTCCTCATCGGCTTCGACCGGCCCACCTCCGGCAGCGTCCGGTACGACGGCCAGGACCTGGCGGCGCTCGACCGGGCGGCCGTGCGCCGCCAGTGCGGCGTCGTGCTCCAGAACGCCCAGCCGCTGACCGGCTCGATCCTGGAGTGCGTCTCCGGAGCCGAGACGTACCCGCAGGAGGAGGTGTGGGAGGCGGTCGCGATGGCGGGCCTGGCGGAGGACGTCAAGGCCATGCCGATGGGCCTGCACACCATGCTCTCCGACGGTGGCGGCACCGTCTCGGGCGGGCAGCGCCAGCGGCTGATGATCGCCCAGGCGCTGATCCGCAAGCCCCGCGTCCTCTTCCTGGACGAGGCCACCAGCGCGCTGGACAACGAGGCGCAGGGGGTGGTCATGGAGTCCACCCGCGCCCTGCGCTGCACCCGCGTGGTGATCGCCCACCGACTGTCCACGATCATGGACGCGGACCGGGTGATCGTCATGTCCGAGGGGCGGATCGCCCAGCAGGGCGCCCCGGCCGAACTGCTCGCCGACACCGGCGGCCTCTTCCACGAGCTGGTCCGCCGCCAGGTGCGGTGA
- the sucD gene encoding succinate--CoA ligase subunit alpha, producing the protein MAIFLTKESKVIVQGMTGSEGQKHTRRMLASGTNIVGGVNPRKAGTSVDFDGTEVPVFGSVKEAMEATGADVTVVFVPEKFTKDAVKEAIDAEIPLAVVITEGIAVHDTAEFWAYAGAKGNKTRIIGPNCPGLITPGQSNAGIIPADITKPGRIGLVSKSGTLTYQMMYELRDIGFSTCVGIGGDPIIGTTHIDALAAFEADPDTDLIVMIGEIGGDAEERAADFIKANVTKPVVGYVAGFTAPEGKTMGHAGAIVSGSSGTAQAKKEALEAAGVKVGKTPSETARLAREVLAG; encoded by the coding sequence ATGGCTATCTTCCTCACCAAGGAAAGCAAGGTCATCGTCCAGGGGATGACCGGCTCGGAGGGTCAGAAGCACACCCGGCGCATGCTGGCCTCCGGCACCAACATCGTCGGCGGCGTCAACCCGCGCAAGGCGGGCACGAGCGTCGACTTCGACGGGACCGAGGTACCGGTGTTCGGCTCGGTCAAGGAGGCCATGGAGGCCACCGGCGCCGACGTCACCGTCGTCTTCGTCCCGGAGAAGTTCACCAAGGACGCGGTGAAGGAGGCGATCGACGCCGAGATCCCGCTCGCCGTGGTGATCACCGAGGGCATCGCCGTTCACGACACCGCCGAGTTCTGGGCCTACGCGGGTGCCAAGGGCAACAAGACCCGCATCATCGGCCCGAACTGCCCCGGCCTGATCACCCCGGGTCAGTCCAACGCGGGCATCATCCCGGCCGACATCACCAAGCCCGGCCGCATCGGCCTGGTGTCGAAGTCGGGCACGCTGACGTACCAGATGATGTACGAGCTGCGCGACATCGGCTTCTCCACCTGCGTCGGCATCGGCGGTGACCCGATCATCGGCACCACCCACATCGACGCCCTGGCCGCCTTCGAGGCCGACCCCGACACCGACCTGATCGTGATGATCGGCGAGATCGGCGGCGACGCCGAGGAGCGGGCCGCGGACTTCATCAAGGCCAACGTCACCAAGCCGGTCGTCGGCTACGTCGCGGGCTTCACCGCCCCGGAGGGCAAGACCATGGGCCACGCCGGCGCCATCGTCTCCGGTTCCTCCGGCACCGCCCAGGCGAAGAAGGAGGCCCTGGAGGCCGCGGGCGTGAAGGTCGGCAAGACCCCGTCCGAGACCGCCCGCCTGGCCCGCGAGGTGCTCGCCGGCTGA
- the sucC gene encoding ADP-forming succinate--CoA ligase subunit beta, translated as MDLFEYQARDLFAKHDVPVLAGEVIDTPEAAREVTERLGGRAVVKAQVKTGGRGKAGGVKLASDPDDAVEKARQILGMDIKGHTVHKVMLAQTAEIAEEYYVSFLLDRANRTFLAMASVEGGMDIEEVAATKPEALAKIPVDAVEGVTEAKAREIVEAAKFPAEVADKVVEVVQKLWTVFVKEDALLVEVNPLVKTAGGDVLALDGKVSLDANAAFRQSHHADLEDKAAADPLEAAAKAKGLNYVKLDGQVGIIGNGAGLVMSTLDVVAYAGENHGGVKPANFLDIGGGASAEVMANGLEVILGDPDVKSVFVNVFGGITACDAVANGIVQALELLKSKGENVDKPLVVRLDGNNAELGRKILNDADHPLVQQVDTMDGAAERAAELAAK; from the coding sequence GTGGACCTGTTCGAGTACCAGGCGAGGGATCTCTTCGCCAAGCATGACGTGCCGGTGCTGGCCGGTGAAGTCATCGACACGCCCGAGGCGGCGCGCGAGGTGACCGAGCGACTCGGCGGTCGCGCGGTCGTCAAGGCGCAGGTCAAGACCGGTGGACGAGGCAAGGCCGGTGGTGTGAAGCTGGCTTCCGACCCGGACGACGCGGTCGAGAAGGCCCGCCAGATCCTGGGCATGGACATCAAGGGCCACACCGTCCACAAGGTGATGCTGGCCCAGACCGCGGAGATCGCGGAGGAGTACTACGTCTCCTTCCTGCTGGACCGCGCCAACCGCACCTTCCTCGCCATGGCGTCCGTCGAGGGCGGTATGGACATCGAGGAGGTCGCGGCCACCAAGCCCGAGGCCCTGGCCAAGATCCCGGTCGACGCCGTCGAGGGCGTCACCGAGGCCAAGGCCCGTGAGATCGTCGAGGCCGCGAAGTTCCCGGCCGAGGTCGCCGACAAGGTGGTCGAGGTCGTACAGAAGCTGTGGACGGTCTTCGTCAAGGAGGACGCCCTCCTCGTCGAGGTCAACCCGCTGGTCAAGACCGCCGGTGGCGACGTCCTCGCCTTGGACGGCAAGGTCTCCCTGGACGCCAACGCCGCGTTCCGCCAGTCGCACCACGCCGACCTGGAGGACAAGGCCGCCGCCGACCCGCTGGAGGCCGCCGCCAAGGCCAAGGGCCTGAACTACGTCAAGCTCGACGGCCAGGTCGGCATCATCGGCAACGGCGCGGGCCTCGTCATGAGCACCCTGGACGTCGTGGCCTACGCCGGTGAGAACCACGGCGGCGTCAAGCCCGCCAACTTCCTCGACATCGGCGGTGGCGCCTCCGCCGAGGTCATGGCCAACGGCCTGGAGGTCATCCTCGGTGACCCGGACGTGAAGTCCGTCTTCGTCAACGTCTTCGGCGGCATCACCGCCTGCGACGCCGTCGCCAACGGCATCGTGCAGGCCCTGGAACTGCTCAAGTCCAAGGGCGAGAACGTCGACAAGCCGCTGGTGGTCCGCCTCGACGGAAACAACGCGGAGCTGGGCCGCAAGATCCTGAACGACGCCGACCACCCGCTGGTGCAGCAGGTCGACACCATGGACGGCGCCGCCGAGCGGGCCGCCGAGCTGGCCGCGAAGTAA
- a CDS encoding HlyD family efflux transporter periplasmic adaptor subunit, whose product MQFRKKALSKLQSPEELDLPVRFARPQGRLVLAVTVAVMTVAAFWAVGGSISTKLSAPGILTHAGGSYTLQSPIAGQVTEVLAEEGELLPADAPLLRLRTPQGEQAVRTVTGGLVTALVAGVGSVVETGADVATLERVDGPDDPLVAVLYIPGDGGSSVAVGARVDLTVQSVPQQRFGMLRGRVAQVGRAPRTPRQIGAFLGDADLAEQFTRRGNPVAVVVELERSESTESGYAWSSGDGPPYAVESRTPVTGAVRLPAQRPVEWLLP is encoded by the coding sequence GTGCAGTTCCGCAAGAAGGCGCTCTCCAAGCTCCAGTCGCCGGAGGAACTCGACCTGCCGGTGCGCTTCGCCCGCCCGCAGGGCCGCCTCGTCCTGGCCGTCACGGTCGCCGTGATGACCGTCGCCGCCTTCTGGGCGGTGGGCGGATCGATCTCCACCAAGCTCAGCGCACCCGGCATCCTCACCCACGCGGGAGGCAGCTACACCCTGCAGAGCCCGATCGCCGGCCAGGTCACCGAAGTCCTCGCGGAGGAGGGCGAGCTGCTGCCCGCCGACGCTCCCCTGCTGAGGCTCCGCACCCCGCAGGGCGAGCAGGCCGTCCGCACGGTGACGGGCGGTCTGGTGACGGCCCTGGTCGCCGGGGTCGGCTCGGTCGTCGAGACCGGCGCGGACGTGGCGACGCTGGAGCGCGTGGACGGACCGGACGACCCGCTGGTGGCGGTGCTCTACATCCCCGGCGACGGCGGCTCCTCGGTCGCCGTCGGCGCCCGGGTCGACCTGACCGTCCAGTCCGTGCCCCAACAGCGGTTCGGGATGCTGCGCGGTCGCGTCGCCCAGGTCGGCCGCGCCCCCCGGACACCGCGGCAGATCGGCGCCTTCCTCGGCGACGCCGACCTCGCCGAGCAGTTCACCCGGCGGGGCAACCCCGTCGCGGTGGTCGTGGAACTCGAGCGCTCCGAGAGCACCGAGTCCGGCTACGCGTGGTCCTCGGGCGACGGGCCCCCGTACGCCGTCGAGTCCAGGACACCGGTCACCGGCGCCGTGCGCCTCCCGGCGCAGCGCCCCGTCGAATGGCTCCTCCCTTGA